A stretch of Candidatus Zixiibacteriota bacterium DNA encodes these proteins:
- the sdhA gene encoding succinate dehydrogenase (quinone) flavoprotein subunit — protein RLAQVSENIIDQCVAQGVPFARDYGGLLANRSFGGALVSRTFYARGQTGQQLLLGCYQALARQVSAGSVKLNTRSEMLDLVVVDGHARGIIARDMVTGEIKSYAADAVVIATGGYANVFYLSTNAKGCNVTAVYRAYKKGALFANPCYTQIHPTCIPVSGDYQSKLTLMSESLRNDGRIWVPKKKDDNRDPNDIPEKDRDYYLERKYPSYGNLAPRDISSRSAKEVCDEGRGVGPGGLGVYLDFSDAINRLGEDTIRDRYGNLFHMYEKITAENPYRVPMRIYPALHYTMGGLWVDYNLQSNLPGLFVIGEANFSDHGANRLGASALMQGLADGYFVLPYTIVDYLNQITPGKVKSDHDQFKQATGEVNEKIKKLLSIDGKETVDYYHRMLGKLLWDKCGMARNEAGLKEALQKIPEIRQEFWENVRVPGENEQLNQSLEKAGRVADFLEFAELMCHDALDRDESCGAHFREEHQTDEGEALRDDENYSYVSAWEFDGVGKKPKLRKEPLEFEEVKLAQRSYK, from the coding sequence CGCCTGGCCCAGGTCAGCGAAAATATCATAGATCAATGCGTCGCCCAGGGGGTGCCTTTCGCGCGCGATTACGGCGGTCTTTTGGCAAACCGTTCATTTGGCGGTGCTCTGGTTTCAAGGACTTTCTATGCCCGTGGCCAGACCGGTCAGCAGTTGCTTCTGGGATGTTATCAGGCACTCGCACGGCAGGTTTCAGCCGGCAGTGTCAAGCTCAACACGAGATCCGAAATGCTAGACCTGGTAGTGGTTGACGGCCATGCCAGGGGTATTATCGCGCGTGACATGGTCACCGGTGAGATCAAATCTTACGCCGCAGACGCTGTCGTAATTGCAACCGGGGGTTACGCCAACGTGTTCTATCTCTCGACCAACGCCAAAGGGTGCAATGTAACCGCAGTCTATCGCGCCTATAAAAAAGGCGCGCTGTTTGCCAACCCCTGCTACACCCAGATTCATCCGACCTGCATTCCGGTTTCAGGAGACTACCAGTCCAAGCTTACGCTGATGTCAGAATCACTTCGCAACGACGGCCGTATCTGGGTGCCCAAGAAAAAAGATGATAATCGCGATCCAAACGACATACCAGAGAAAGATCGCGACTATTACCTCGAACGCAAGTATCCCTCCTATGGCAACCTGGCTCCACGCGATATATCCTCGCGCTCGGCCAAGGAGGTCTGCGACGAAGGGCGCGGTGTCGGACCGGGCGGACTGGGTGTCTACCTCGATTTTTCCGATGCTATCAACCGTCTCGGAGAGGATACTATCCGTGACCGCTACGGCAACCTGTTTCATATGTACGAGAAGATTACAGCGGAAAACCCATACAGGGTTCCGATGAGGATCTACCCGGCGCTTCACTACACCATGGGTGGCCTCTGGGTCGACTACAACCTGCAGTCGAACCTGCCGGGATTGTTCGTAATCGGTGAAGCGAATTTCTCCGACCACGGCGCAAATCGCCTGGGCGCCAGCGCGCTGATGCAGGGCCTGGCTGACGGATACTTTGTCCTGCCGTACACGATAGTGGATTATCTCAATCAGATCACCCCCGGTAAAGTAAAGTCAGATCACGACCAGTTCAAGCAGGCTACCGGTGAAGTCAACGAGAAAATCAAAAAACTGCTGTCGATCGACGGTAAAGAGACTGTGGACTACTACCATCGTATGCTGGGCAAATTGCTGTGGGATAAATGCGGTATGGCCCGCAATGAAGCCGGTCTCAAAGAAGCTTTGCAAAAGATACCCGAAATCCGTCAGGAATTCTGGGAGAATGTCAGGGTGCCGGGAGAAAACGAACAGCTCAACCAGAGCCTCGAGAAAGCCGGTCGGGTGGCTGACTTTCTGGAATTTGCGGAACTGATGTGCCATGACGCACTCGACCGCGATGAATCCTGTGGTGCGCATTTCCGTGAAGAACATCAGACCGACGAGGGCGAAGCTCTGCGCGACGATGAAAACTACAGCTACGTCTCCGCCTGGGAGTTTGACGGAGTCGGCAAAAAACCGAAACTCCGGAAAGAACCGCTCGAGTTCGAGGAAGTCAAACTGGCACAAAGGAGTTACAAATAA